CGACGACCTCGCCGAGGCCGTCGCCGCCGAGGTGCGCGCGAAGGTCGACGGACCGCTCGTCGTGTACGGGCACTGTGCCGTCGGCACCGCGCTCGCCGTCGCCGTGGCCCGCCTGCTGGAGGGCTCCGGCCGGGAACTGGAGGCCGTCTACGCGGGCGCCCAGTTCCCGTTCGCCCGGCCGCGCAACCGGCTGCTCGCCGCGCTCGGGAAGATCGCCGCGCTGGAACCGCTGGTCGGCGACCGCTCCTACGCCAACTGGCTGACCGGCATGGGCGTCGACACCTCCGAACTCGACGAGGACCAGGTCCGGTTCGTCATCGGCAACATGCGGCGCGACACCCGGGCCGCCGAGGACTACTTCACCCGCGCCCTGGCCGAGGTCGAGGCCGGCGCGCCCCGGCTGCGCGCCCCCGTGGTCTCGCTGGTCGGCGACAAGGACCCGGCGGCCGACTTCTACCAGGAGCGCTACCGCGAGTGGCTGCTGCTGGCCGAACGCTCCGCGGTCGCCGTGCTGGACGAGGGCGGCCACTTCTTCATCGCCTACCGGGCCGCCGAGACCGCCGCCGCCGTCACCACCGTCCACCGCGCGCTCCTGGACGGCACCACCGCCGACCTCCCGCGGCGGGACCCGGAGAACTCCTGGTGGTTCCACGGCGGGACGGCCCCCGCCGCGGACGGCACGGACGGCTCCGCACCGGGCTCCGCGGACGGCCCGGCGGGCCGGGAACCGGCCGCCGCCGCGGACGGCCCGCAGCCCGGCATGGGCCGCTTCCTCTGGGTCGTCGGCGGCCAGCTCGCCTCCATCACCGGCTCGGCGCTCACCGAGTTCGCCCTGCCGATCTGGATCCTGCTGGAGACCGGGTCGATGGCCCGCTTCGCGCTGTACGCCGTGGTCGCGATGCTCCCCGGCATCCTGGTCGGCCCGCTCGCCGGCGCCCTGGTCGACCGCCTCGACCGCCGCCGCGTGATGCTGCTGGGCGACCTCGCCGCCGGCGCCACCCAGGCCGGACTGCTGACCCTGCTGCTCACCGGCCGCCTGCACACCTGGGAGGTGTACGCGCTACTCGCGGTGCTGTCCGTCGCGCTCACCTTCCAACGCCTGGCGTACGCCTCCGCCGTCCCGCAACTGGTGCCCAAACGCCACCTCGGCCACGCCAACGCATCGTCCAACTCGCCTTCGGCACCGCCCAGTTCGTCGTCCCGCTGGCCGCCGTGGCGCTGCTCGCCGCGATCGGCCTGCGCGGCATCCTGATCATCGACGTGGTCTCCTACGCCGTCGCCGTCACCATCCTGCTCACCGTCCGCTTCCCGAAGACACTGCCCTGGACCCGCCGGGAGTCGCTGACCGCGGAGATCCGGCACGGCATCGCCCTCTCCTGGCGCCACCGCGGCTTCCGGGCGATGCTGCTCTGGTTCGCCGGCCTGAACGTCTTCCTCTCCCCGCTGTTCCTGCTCACCACCCCGCTGGTGCTCTCCTTCGACGACCTCGGCGGCGCCGCCCGGGTCGCGGTCGCGGCCGGCGCGGGCGCGATCCTCGGCGGCGTCGCGATGGGCTTCTGGGGCGGACCGCGCCGCCACAAGCTGCGCGGCATGCTCGCGCTGGCCGCCGTCCTCGCCCTGGCGGGCGCGGTGGAGGGGCTGCGGGCCAACCTGTGGACGGTGGCGGCCGGCGCGTTCGGCATGTCCTTCGCGCTGGCCCTGGTCAACGGCATCTACGCGACGATCGTCCAGGTCAAGGTCGCCCAGCGGTTCCACGGCCGGGTGTTCGCCCTGAACACCCTGGTCGCCTGGTCCACCCTCCCGCTCGGCCACGGCGTCATCGCCCCGCTCGGCTCCGCCCTGTTCGGCCCGCTGATGGAACCGGACGGCGCGCTCGCCCCCGTCTTCGGCCCGCTGATCGGCACCGGCCCCGGCCGCGGCATCGCCCTGATGTACCTGCTGTTCGCCGCCGCCATGCTCGCCCTGGTCGCCCTCGGGCTGCGCCTGCCGGTGCTCGCCCGCTTCGACCGCGACGTCCCGGACGCCGAACCCGACGACCTGGTCGGCCTGCGCGAACGCGCCCGCACCGCCGCCGCCCGCCGCGCGGCCGGGACGGGGGCCCGATGAGCACCGCCCCGCACACCCCCGCCACCCTGCCCGCGCTGCTCGCGCACCGGGCCGCCGCGCACGGCGAGCGCACCGCCGTCGTCTGCGGCGCGCAGCGGCTCGACTTCGCCGCCTGGCAGGCCCGTTCCGGGGCGCTGGCCGCCGCGCTGCGCGCCGAGGGCGTCCGGGACGGCGACCGGATCGGGCTCTGCTTCGGCACCGACCGCTGGGCGGAGTACGCCGTCGCGTTCCTCGCCGTGCTGCGGGCGGGCGCCGTCGCCGTGCCGCTCTCCGACCGGACCTCGCCCGCCGGGACGGCGCACGCCCTCACCGACGCCGGGGCCCGCCTCCTGCTGCACGCCGACGGCGGCCCCCGCCCGCCGGGCGTCCCGGACGGCGTCCGCACCCGCACCGAGGCCGCCGCCACCGCCCACCACCCCGCCGACCCCGCCGACCCCGGCCTCCCCGAACCCGAGCCGGACGCCCCGGCGCAGATCCTGTACACCTCCGGCACGACCGGCACCCCCAAGGGCGTCACCGCCCGGCACGCCAACCTGGTCCACGGCTGCACCCTCGACGAGCGCCGCCGCCCGCTGCGGCACTCCCGCACCTTCCTGCACGCCTTCCCGGTCGGCACCAACGCCGGGCAGACCATGCTGGTCAACGCGCTCAACGCGCACGCCGCCTGCGTCACCGCCCCCCAGTTCACCCCGGCCCGGTTCGTCCGGCTGATCGCCGAGCACGCGGTGGGCAGCGTGTTCCTCGTCCCCGCGACGGCCGTCGAACTGCTCGCCTCCCGGGCGCTGGCCGCCGCGGCCGAGCGCGGCGACCTGGACACCGTCCGGCTGGTCGGCTCCACCGCCGCCGCGCTGCCGCAGCCCGTCGCGCTCGCCCTCGACCGGGCGTTCGGCAAGGCCCAGGTCGTCAACTACTACACCTCGACCGAGGCGGCCCCCGCCCAGGTCACCCTGCTGTTCGACCCGGCCCGCCCGGACTCCCCGGGCCGCCCCGCCTCGCTCGCCGAGCTGCGCGTCACCGACGCCGACGGGCACCCCGTCGCGCCGGGGGAGCCCGGCGAGCTGTGGCTGCGCTCGCCCGCCGCCCCGCGCGCCTACCTGGGGAGCGGGACAGCGCGGTGTTCCGGGGCCGCTGGGTGCGGATGGGCGACCTGGGCCGGGTGGACGCCGACGGGTTCCTGCACCTGCTCGACCGGGAGCGCGACGTCGTCAAGTCCGGCGCCCACAAGGTCTCCACCCTCCAGGTCGAGAACGCCCTGCACGCCCACCCGAAGGTCGCCGACGCCGCCGCGTTCGGCGTCCCGCACCCGGTGCTCGGCAGCGTCGTCGCCGCCGTCGTCGTCCCGGACGGCGAACTGACCGCGGCCGAGCTGCGCACCTTCCTGCTCGACCACCTCGCCGTCCACGAACTCCCCGCCACCGTGCACTTCCGCGCCACCCTGCCGCGCAACGAGGGCGGCAAGGTCCTCAAACGCGAACTGCGCCGCACCCTCACCACTCCGGACACCCCCGAGGCCACGCCATGACCACCCCGCTCACCCCGCCCAGCACGGCGTCTGGCTCACCGGGCGCACGCTCGACACCGGCACCGCCTACCACCTCGCCGTCACCCTCGACCTCACCGGCCCGCTCGACGCCGACGCCCTCGACCGGGCCTGCGCCGCCGTCGTCGCCCGCCACCCCGTCCTGGCCTCCCGGTTCGCCCCCGACGGCACGGCCGCGCCCACCGCCGCCGTCGCCCCGCCGCGCCGGGTCGACTGCGCCCCCGCCGACCTCGACAAGCTGCTCGACGAGGAGCGCGCCGCCCCGTTCGACCCCGCGACCGGGCCGCTGTGCCGGTTCGCGCTGTTCCGCCCCGGGCCGAACGGTACGTGCTGCTGGTCACCGCCCACCACCTCGTGCTGGACGGCGAGTCCAAGGAACGCCTGGTCGCCGACCTCGCCGCCGCCTACCGCGGCGAACCGCTCGACTCCGCCGCCGCCCCGGCCGACCCGCCGGCCCCCGCCCTCGAAGCCCCCGCCCTGGCGGCCGCCGCCGCGTACTGGACGCCGCGCTGGCAGGAACCCGCCGCGCCCGTCCTGCCCGGCCTGGCCCCGCCGCCCGACGGCGGCGTCCGCCCCGCCCCCGGCGCCGAGACCGCCTTCCGGCTCGACGGACGGCGCTGCGCCGACACCGCCCGCGCCCTCGGCGTCACCCGCTTCGAACTCCTCACCGCCGCCTGGCACGCCCTGCTGGCCCGCTACGGCGACCCCGTGCCCACCACCGCCGTCGAACTCTCGCTGCGCCGCCCCGGCGAACCCGTCGCCCTCGGCCTCGCCGTCAACGAACTGCCGCTGCGCCCCGGCGACCCCGCCGACCGGACCTTCGCCGACTGGGCCCGCACCGTCCGGGCCGAACTGCGCGCCCTGTACGCCCACCGCGCCGTGCCGCTGGGCCGCGCCGTCCCGGCCTGACCCCCCGCACCGCGCTCACCCCGCTGTCGGTCAGCTACCGCCGCCGCCCGGCCGCCGCCGCCCCCGACTTCGGGCCGCTCACCGCCCGGGTCGGCTGGACCGGCTTCGCCGGCACCGCCCGCAACCTGCTCCACCTCCAGCTGGTCGACTGCGGCGAGGAGATCCTCGGCAGCCTCCAGTACCGCACCGGCGCGCTGGACGCCGCCACCGCCGCCCGGATCGCCGGGCACTACACGGCACTGCTGGACGCCGCCCACGCCGCCCCCGACACCCCCGTCGCCGCCCTGGAGTTCCTGGCCCCCGACGAGCGCGCCGCCCAGCTCGCCGCCCCCGCCCCCGCCCCGACCTGCCCGCCACCACCGTCCCCGCCCGGTTCGCCGCCCGCGCCGCCGCCCACCCCGACGCGGTCGCCGCCGTCGCCGACGGCACGCCCGTCACGTACGGCGAACTGGCCCGCCTGGTCGCCCACGCCGCCGCCGCCCTCACCCGGCACGGCGCCGGGCCCGGCCGCACGGTCGGCATCACGCTGCCCCGCGGCCTGGACCAACTCGTCGCCGTGCTGGCCGTGCTGGCCACCGGCGCCGCCCACCTCCCGCTCGACCCCGACTACCCGGCCGCCCACCTGGCCTTCGTCCGCGACGACGCCCGGCTCGCCCTGCGGATCACCGACCACCCGGAACAGCCCGGCGACCTCACCCCCGCCGACCTCGCCCCCACCGGCGACGGCACGCCCCCGCTGCCCCCGGCGCCCGACCCCGCGCTGCCCGCCTACGTCCTCTACACCTCCGGCACCACCGGCCGCCCCAAGGGCGTCGAAGTCCCGCACTCCGCGCTGGCCAACGTCCTCGGCAGCCTGCGCGACCGGCTCGGCGCCACCGCCGCCGACCGCTGGCTCGCCCTCACCTCGCTCGCCTTCGACATCTCCGCCGTGGAACTCCTGCTGCCGCTCACCACCGGCGCCCGGGTCGTCCTCGCCCCGCCCGGCGCCCACCGCGACGGCCCCGCCCTGCTCGCCCTGCTCCGCGAACAGCGGATCACCCACGTCCAGGCCACCCCCAGCGGCTGGCAACTGCTGCTGGACGCCGGACTCGCCGACACCGCCCTCACCGCCCTCACCGGCGGCGAGGCCCTGCCCGCCCCGCTCGCCGCCGCCCTGACCGCCGCCACCGCCCGGCTGGTCAACGTCTACGGCCCCACCGAGACCACCATCTGGTCCACCTGCGCCGACCCGGCCCTCGACGAGCACGGCGCCGTCACCCTCGGCGAACCCCTGGACAACACCCGGGCCTACGTCCTCGACCAGCGGCTGCGCCCCGTCCCGTACGGCGTCCCCGGCGAACTCCACCTGGCCGGGGACGGCGTCGCCCACGGCTACCGCGGCCGTCCCGGCCTCACCGCGAGCCGCTTCCGACCCGACCCGTACGGGCCGCCCGGAGCCCGGATGTACCGCACCGGGGACCTGGTGCGCCGCGCGCCCGGCGGCGCCATGGAGTACCTGGGCCGCGCCGACACCCAGGTCAAGCTCCGCGGCCACCGCCTCGAACTCGGCGCGATCGAGGCCCGCCTCGCCACCCACCCCGGCGTCGCCCGGGCCGCCGCAGCCCTGCGCGGAGCGGACCGGCTGGTCGCCTACGTCGTCCCGGCCGGCCCGGCCCCCGACCCGGCCGAACTGCGCGCCCACCTGGCCGCCGTCCTCCCCGCCGCCGTCCTGCCCAACGCCTACGCCGTCCTGGACGCCCTCCCGCTCACCCCCAACGGCAAGCTCGACCGGGCCGCGCTACCCGACCCCGGGCCCGCCCGCCCCGACCCCGCGCCCGCCGCCGGGGGCGCGAACGCCGGACCCGGGGACGCCGGACCCGGGGACGCGGTGCTCGACGCGGTGCTCGCCATCTGGGCCGAAGTCCTCGAACTGGACGACCTCGGCCCCGACGAGGACCTCTTCGACCTGGGCGGCCACTCGCTGACCATCACCGCGATCGCCGCCCGCGTCTCCCGCACCCTCGGCGTCGACGTCCCGCTCGACGTCTTCTTCGACGAACCCACCGCCCGCGGCGTCGCCGCCGCCGTCCGCGCCCTGCAAGGAGCCACCCCGTGAGCAACGAGATCCGCTACGTCGTCGCCGTCAACGACGAGGAGCAGCACGCCCTGTGGCCCGACGGCGCACCGCTGCCCGCCGGCTGGCGCGCCGAGGGCTTCGCCGGCACCGAGGCCGAGTGCACCGCCCACGTGGACCGGGTCTGGCCGGACATCCGCCCGCTCAGCCTGCGCCGCCGCCTGGCCGGCCACCCGGACGCCCGCGAGGACGCCCGATGAGCGAGCTGCGCGACCGCGTCGCCGACCTGGTCTCCCGCGCCACCGACGGCGCCGTCGGCACCCCCGAACTCCTCGGCTCCGCCGACGTGCCGCTCGCCGCGCTCGGCGTCAGCTCGCTCGCCCTGCTGCGGCTCGCCGACAGCCTGGAGGAGGAGTTCGGCATCCTGGTCGACCTGGCCGACCGCACCCTGTACACGGCGGACCTCGACGGGCTCACCGCGCGGGTGCGGGAGCTCGGCGGCACCCCGTGACCGCCCTGGAGGTGCCGTTCGCCGGCGGGCGGGCCGGAGCGGCGCCGCTCACCTGGGGACAGCGGGCGATCTGGCACGCGATCGGCCGCACCGCGCCCAACGACCACTACTTCAACCTGGGCCGCGTCCTCCCGCTCGCCGACCGGGGCACCCCCGTGGACGCCCCCCGGCTCACCGCCGCGCTGGCCGCCCTCATGCACCGGCACGAGGCGCTGCGCACCCGGATCGCCGACGGCCCCCGCCAGCAGCTGCACGGCGCGGGCCGGATCACCGTCGACCTCCGCGACGCCCCCGACGCCGACGCGGCCGCGCGCACCGCCGACGGCCTGCTCGCCGAACTCACCGCCCGCCGCTTCGACTACGCGGGGAGTGGCCGGTCCGCTTCGGCGCGGTGCGCCACGACGGGCGGATCAGCCACGTCGTGCTCGCCCTGTGCCACCTGGCCTCCGACGGCCACGGCGCCGAGGTCCTGGTCCGGGACCTGCGGCTGCTGGCCCGGCGCGGCTCCGCCGGACCGGCCACCCCCCTGACCCCGCACGACCTGGCGCACCACCAGCACTCCCCGGCGGGCCGCCGGGCCGGCGAGGCCGCCCTCGCGTTCTGGGCCGACGGGCTGGCCGCCGCCCCGCCCACCATGTTCCCCACGCCCGTCGCCGCCCCCGAGCACCCGCGCTACTGGACCGGCCGCCTGGTGTCCGCCGCCCTGCCCCGGGCGGTGGACGCGCTGGCCCTCGCCCACCGGGTCAGCGGCTCCACCGTGCTGCTCACCGCCGCCGCCGCGCTGGTCGCCGCCGACCAGGGCCACCGGACGGCGGCCGTCATGCCGATCGCCGGGAACCGCGCCGGAGCCGACCGGCGCACCCTGGTCAGCACCCTCTCGCAGGACGCCCTGTTCGTCCTGCGCACCCCCGACGACCCGGACGCCGTCCTCACCGACCTGCTGGCGGACGCCTGGCCCGCCGCGCTGGCCGGCTACCGCGCCGCCTCCTACGACCCGGCGGCCTGGGACGCCCTGCTGGCCCGCGCCGCCCGCGAACGCGGCACGGAGGTCCACCCCTACTGCTGCTTCAACGACATGCGCCTGGTCGACCGCCCGCCCGCCACCGGCCCGCTGGACGCCGCCACCCTGGCCGGGCTGCGCCGGC
This is a stretch of genomic DNA from Kitasatospora fiedleri. It encodes these proteins:
- a CDS encoding non-ribosomal peptide synthetase; translation: MPATTVPARFAARAAAHPDAVAAVADGTPVTYGELARLVAHAAAALTRHGAGPGRTVGITLPRGLDQLVAVLAVLATGAAHLPLDPDYPAAHLAFVRDDARLALRITDHPEQPGDLTPADLAPTGDGTPPLPPAPDPALPAYVLYTSGTTGRPKGVEVPHSALANVLGSLRDRLGATAADRWLALTSLAFDISAVELLLPLTTGARVVLAPPGAHRDGPALLALLREQRITHVQATPSGWQLLLDAGLADTALTALTGGEALPAPLAAALTAATARLVNVYGPTETTIWSTCADPALDEHGAVTLGEPLDNTRAYVLDQRLRPVPYGVPGELHLAGDGVAHGYRGRPGLTASRFRPDPYGPPGARMYRTGDLVRRAPGGAMEYLGRADTQVKLRGHRLELGAIEARLATHPGVARAAAALRGADRLVAYVVPAGPAPDPAELRAHLAAVLPAAVLPNAYAVLDALPLTPNGKLDRAALPDPGPARPDPAPAAGGANAGPGDAGPGDAVLDAVLAIWAEVLELDDLGPDEDLFDLGGHSLTITAIAARVSRTLGVDVPLDVFFDEPTARGVAAAVRALQGATP
- a CDS encoding MbtH family protein, producing the protein MSNEIRYVVAVNDEEQHALWPDGAPLPAGWRAEGFAGTEAECTAHVDRVWPDIRPLSLRRRLAGHPDAREDAR
- a CDS encoding acyl carrier protein — encoded protein: MSELRDRVADLVSRATDGAVGTPELLGSADVPLAALGVSSLALLRLADSLEEEFGILVDLADRTLYTADLDGLTARVRELGGTP
- a CDS encoding condensation domain-containing protein yields the protein MARDRPHRAQRPLLQPGPRPPARRPGHPRGRPPAHRRAGRPHAPARGAAHPDRRRPPPAAARRGPDHRRPPRRPRRRRGRAHRRRPARRTHRPPLRLRGEWPVRFGAVRHDGRISHVVLALCHLASDGHGAEVLVRDLRLLARRGSAGPATPLTPHDLAHHQHSPAGRRAGEAALAFWADGLAAAPPTMFPTPVAAPEHPRYWTGRLVSAALPRAVDALALAHRVSGSTVLLTAAAALVAADQGHRTAAVMPIAGNRAGADRRTLVSTLSQDALFVLRTPDDPDAVLTDLLADAWPAALAGYRAASYDPAAWDALLARAARERGTEVHPYCCFNDMRLVDRPPATGPLDAATLAGLRRRTALDFPATQDRVACRYCLHLTGDGDTLTVTLTADTAYLPKAAIHAHLRALEDVIVDSAAGHPPRVARLREALLREAPR